A region from the Pseudomonas promysalinigenes genome encodes:
- a CDS encoding universal stress protein: MQAVRSILVVLDPEHAHSLALTRAKLIAGVTGARLHLVMCDKKHDHSALLSLLGNQLREDGYDDVTHEQTWHETLHESIIAVQQAEGCELVIKEHRPDNPLKKALLTPSDWKLLRQCPCAVLMVKSERPWTGGVILAAVDVGNQDEDHRRLHASIVDHGYGIAGLAKGALHVVSAHPSPMLSAADPVYQLTDTIEKRYREACRAFQAQFDISEDHLHVAEGPADVLIPYFEKKLNAVVTVIGTVARGGVSGALIGNTAEVVLDSLEGDVLVLKSEEVTAHLAELAQG; the protein is encoded by the coding sequence ATGCAAGCGGTTCGCAGCATTCTGGTCGTCCTTGACCCCGAACATGCCCACAGCCTTGCACTGACGCGAGCCAAACTGATCGCTGGTGTGACCGGAGCCCGTCTGCACTTGGTGATGTGTGACAAGAAGCACGACCACAGCGCCCTCCTCAGCCTGCTCGGTAACCAGCTGCGCGAAGATGGTTACGATGATGTCACCCATGAGCAGACCTGGCACGAAACCCTGCATGAGTCGATCATCGCGGTGCAGCAAGCCGAAGGTTGCGAGTTGGTCATCAAGGAGCATCGACCGGATAATCCACTCAAAAAAGCACTATTGACGCCTAGCGACTGGAAGCTCCTACGCCAGTGCCCTTGCGCTGTATTGATGGTCAAGAGCGAGCGGCCTTGGACGGGCGGTGTGATCTTGGCGGCGGTGGATGTCGGCAACCAGGATGAGGATCACCGTCGATTGCATGCCAGCATTGTCGATCATGGCTATGGAATTGCGGGCTTGGCCAAGGGGGCCCTGCATGTGGTCAGTGCCCACCCCTCCCCTATGCTTTCAGCAGCCGATCCCGTGTATCAACTTACCGATACGATTGAAAAGCGCTACCGAGAAGCCTGCAGAGCGTTCCAAGCGCAATTTGATATCAGCGAAGATCACCTACACGTCGCGGAAGGCCCCGCCGATGTATTGATTCCATACTTCGAGAAGAAGTTGAATGCAGTTGTCACGGTGATCGGTACCGTCGCGCGCGGCGGAGTTTCCGGGGCACTGATAGGCAATACCGCAGAAGTGGTGCTCGACTCGCTGGAGGGTGATGTTCTGGTGCTAAAAAGCGAAGAAGTAACAGCCCATCTGGCGGAACTTGCTCAAGGATAA
- the rhtA gene encoding threonine/homoserine exporter RhtA — MNTAARSMASTLFPIGLLLIAMASIQSGASLAKSMFPLVGAQGTTTLRLIFASIIMLLILRPWRARMTGKTLRNVIIYGMSLGGMNFLFYMSLQTTPLGIAVALEFTGPLAVALFASRRALDFLWIALAVAGLLLLLPVGHGGQPLDVLGAAYALGAGVCWALYILFGQRAGAEHGIQSAALGVVVAALFVAPIGIVHAGSALLSPAIIPLALGVAILSTALPYSLEMVALTRMPARTFGTLMSIEPAIGALSGLLFLGEVLSTTQWLAILAIIAASAGATLSMRREAKPAIVAD, encoded by the coding sequence ATGAACACCGCCGCCCGCAGCATGGCCAGCACCCTTTTCCCCATTGGCCTGCTGCTTATTGCCATGGCCTCGATCCAGTCCGGAGCATCCCTGGCCAAGAGCATGTTCCCGCTAGTCGGTGCCCAAGGCACCACCACTCTGCGGTTGATTTTCGCCAGCATCATCATGCTTTTAATACTGCGACCATGGCGCGCGCGCATGACCGGCAAGACACTGCGCAACGTCATTATCTACGGGATGTCTTTGGGCGGTATGAACTTCCTCTTCTATATGTCGCTGCAAACTACCCCGCTGGGTATTGCCGTTGCCCTGGAATTCACAGGCCCACTGGCTGTGGCACTGTTCGCCTCTCGCCGTGCGCTGGATTTTCTCTGGATAGCTCTGGCTGTGGCCGGCCTGTTGCTATTGCTGCCAGTAGGGCATGGCGGACAGCCGCTGGATGTATTGGGCGCTGCATATGCGCTGGGTGCAGGTGTCTGCTGGGCACTCTACATTTTGTTTGGCCAACGCGCAGGCGCGGAGCACGGCATCCAGAGCGCCGCCTTGGGGGTGGTGGTTGCAGCCCTGTTCGTTGCCCCCATAGGCATCGTTCATGCTGGCAGTGCACTGCTGAGTCCTGCAATCATTCCTCTGGCCTTGGGCGTCGCCATTCTCTCGACTGCACTTCCCTATAGCCTGGAAATGGTTGCCCTGACTCGCATGCCAGCTCGCACCTTCGGCACCCTGATGAGCATAGAGCCGGCGATTGGTGCTCTTTCAGGCCTGTTGTTCCTGGGCGAAGTATTGAGCACAACTCAGTGGCTGGCGATCCTCGCCATCATTGCGGCCTCGGCTGGCGCTACGCTGTCGATGCGGCGGGAAGCCAAGCCAGCCATTGTCGCAGACTGA
- a CDS encoding aminopeptidase P family protein: protein MNVQNTIEQSVPERLMRVRQVMAREGVDALLVPSADPHLSEYLPGYWQGRRWLSGFDGSVGTLVVTADFAGLWADSRYWEQAENELTGSGIALMKLLPGKPGALEWLAENIRANGAVAVDGAVMALSQARLLEQSLESRQARLITDRDLLGEVWEARPTLPDNPVYQHLPPHATVSRAGKLGQLRAKLQERGADWHFIATLDDIAWLFNLRGSDVSYNPVFLAFALIGMDQAFLFVGAGKVDEHLRHVLEADGIEVRDYSAVHDALSGLAPSSRLLIDPARVTSALLKALDERVQLVEGLNPTTLSKSCKSEDELVHVRQVMEQDGAALCEFFAWLENHMGQETITELTVDEQLSAARARRPGFVSLSFATIAAFNGNGAMPHYRATEKSHAIIEGDGLLLIDSGGQYLGGTTDITRMVPIGTPSLEQKQDCTRVLKGMIALSRARFPRGILSPLLDAIARAPIWADQVDYGHGTGHGVGYFMNVHEGPQVIAYQAATAPHTAMQEGMISSIEPGTYRPGAWGVRIENLVATRALGRSAFGDFLYFETLTLCPIDTRCLLPDMLTKEELDWLDQYHALVSERLAPLLQGAALDWLRMRTAPVQVA from the coding sequence ATGAACGTTCAGAACACGATTGAGCAAAGTGTGCCAGAGCGCCTGATGCGCGTGCGCCAAGTCATGGCGCGGGAGGGCGTTGATGCACTACTGGTACCTTCAGCTGATCCGCACTTGTCCGAATACCTACCGGGGTATTGGCAAGGTCGTCGGTGGCTCTCGGGGTTCGATGGCTCAGTAGGCACATTGGTGGTGACTGCTGACTTTGCTGGCTTGTGGGCCGACAGCCGCTATTGGGAACAAGCGGAAAATGAGCTGACCGGCAGCGGTATAGCCTTGATGAAATTGCTGCCGGGTAAACCTGGCGCCTTGGAGTGGCTAGCAGAGAACATTCGCGCCAATGGCGCCGTAGCGGTGGACGGTGCGGTAATGGCGCTGTCTCAAGCGCGCCTGCTCGAGCAGAGCCTTGAGTCACGTCAGGCTCGGCTGATCACTGATCGGGACTTGCTTGGTGAAGTATGGGAGGCGCGTCCGACGCTACCTGATAACCCCGTCTATCAGCACCTGCCACCTCACGCCACGGTCAGCCGTGCTGGCAAGCTTGGCCAGCTGCGCGCCAAGTTGCAGGAGAGGGGTGCTGACTGGCATTTCATTGCGACTCTCGACGACATAGCCTGGTTGTTCAACCTGCGCGGCAGCGATGTTTCCTACAACCCGGTTTTCCTCGCTTTCGCCTTGATCGGCATGGATCAGGCTTTCCTGTTCGTGGGGGCCGGCAAGGTCGATGAGCACCTGCGCCATGTCCTTGAAGCTGACGGTATCGAAGTGCGCGACTATTCGGCAGTGCACGATGCCCTGTCCGGGCTGGCGCCCAGCAGCCGGTTGCTCATAGACCCGGCTCGGGTGACTAGCGCTTTGCTCAAAGCGCTCGATGAACGGGTGCAACTGGTAGAGGGGTTGAACCCGACCACGCTGAGCAAATCCTGCAAGAGCGAAGACGAGCTGGTGCATGTACGCCAGGTAATGGAGCAGGACGGCGCTGCGCTGTGTGAGTTCTTCGCTTGGTTAGAGAACCATATGGGCCAAGAAACCATCACTGAGTTGACGGTCGATGAACAGTTGAGTGCTGCCCGCGCTCGTCGGCCAGGGTTCGTCTCGTTGAGCTTTGCCACTATTGCGGCGTTCAACGGCAATGGCGCAATGCCGCATTACCGCGCAACCGAAAAATCCCATGCGATCATCGAAGGCGATGGCCTATTGCTGATCGACTCCGGCGGGCAATATCTGGGCGGCACCACAGACATCACGCGTATGGTCCCAATAGGGACGCCGAGCCTGGAGCAGAAGCAGGATTGCACTCGCGTGCTCAAGGGCATGATCGCTTTGTCCCGCGCCCGATTTCCGCGAGGCATTCTTTCCCCGCTGCTCGATGCCATCGCCAGGGCACCGATATGGGCAGATCAGGTCGATTACGGCCATGGCACCGGGCATGGCGTCGGCTATTTCATGAACGTGCATGAAGGGCCGCAGGTGATTGCCTATCAGGCCGCAACCGCGCCGCACACGGCAATGCAGGAAGGCATGATCAGTTCCATCGAGCCGGGTACCTACCGGCCGGGGGCGTGGGGAGTGCGTATCGAGAATCTGGTCGCCACTCGAGCACTGGGCAGAAGTGCATTCGGTGATTTCCTGTACTTCGAAACCTTGACGCTGTGCCCCATCGATACCCGCTGTCTGCTTCCCGACATGCTAACCAAAGAAGAGTTGGATTGGCTTGACCAGTATCACGCCCTGGTGTCAGAGCGACTTGCTCCCTTGCTGCAGGGCGCTGCACTGGACTGGCTGAGAATGCGTACTGCACCCGTCCAAGTGGCGTGA
- a CDS encoding DUF3182 family protein: protein MPSALHRKSAVVLLDTRERTPEHEHAVHLKLAARLAQLLGCHAVLPEAPIRGDSHYYYLPTETLVDTERYAALGISGEQDFFGGLVSQPYIATKAISHPLPPDARFPHGWTNEFAPQASTALLRGYTVFSKVDARRAAQLLLLEGPLRIKPVRACAGRGQQVLTQADELEPLLANIDERELGVWGLVLEENLSNVQTFSVGQVRVAGLTCSYYGTQQLTRDHQGAEVYGGSELIVVRGDYLALLQRPMEDCLRLAINQAMVYEHAAEQHFPGFIASRRNYDVARGTTAQGQVRSGVLEQSWRMGGASSAELLALQAFADDPALLQVCASTHEVYGAPDLPPDATLFYQGNDSELGQLSKYARIRQHRHSE from the coding sequence ATGCCCAGTGCCCTCCATCGGAAATCTGCCGTGGTTCTGCTCGACACCCGCGAGCGAACCCCAGAGCACGAACACGCCGTACACCTGAAGCTGGCCGCTCGCTTGGCGCAGCTTCTGGGCTGCCATGCGGTGCTGCCTGAAGCGCCGATTAGGGGAGACTCTCACTACTATTACCTTCCCACCGAAACCCTGGTCGACACTGAACGCTATGCCGCCTTGGGTATTTCCGGCGAGCAGGACTTCTTCGGCGGCTTGGTTAGCCAACCTTACATAGCCACCAAAGCCATATCCCACCCGCTCCCGCCTGATGCCCGATTTCCGCATGGCTGGACCAACGAGTTCGCTCCCCAGGCAAGTACCGCACTGCTGCGCGGCTATACGGTGTTCAGTAAAGTCGATGCCCGTCGCGCGGCCCAGTTGCTGCTGCTTGAAGGCCCACTGAGGATCAAGCCAGTGCGCGCCTGTGCCGGTCGTGGCCAGCAAGTCTTGACCCAAGCGGACGAACTGGAGCCGCTGCTGGCCAACATCGATGAAAGAGAGCTGGGAGTATGGGGGCTAGTACTGGAAGAAAATCTGAGCAACGTACAGACCTTCAGCGTCGGCCAGGTTCGCGTCGCCGGCCTGACCTGCAGCTACTACGGCACCCAGCAGCTTACCCGTGACCATCAAGGTGCCGAAGTATACGGAGGTTCCGAGCTCATCGTGGTGCGCGGCGACTATCTCGCTTTATTGCAGCGGCCCATGGAGGATTGCCTGCGCTTGGCGATCAATCAGGCCATGGTTTATGAGCATGCTGCCGAGCAGCACTTCCCAGGCTTCATCGCATCACGGCGCAATTATGATGTTGCCCGGGGCACTACAGCCCAAGGCCAGGTGCGCAGTGGGGTGCTTGAGCAATCTTGGCGAATGGGCGGGGCAAGCAGCGCCGAACTGCTGGCTTTGCAAGCATTTGCTGATGATCCGGCTCTTCTGCAGGTATGCGCATCCACGCACGAGGTGTACGGCGCACCCGATTTACCTCCTGACGCCACGCTTTTCTATCAGGGAAACGACAGTGAACTCGGACAACTCAGCAAATACGCGCGAATCCGCCAGCATCGGCATTCAGAGTGA
- a CDS encoding alpha/beta hydrolase family protein, which yields MGIQSETVELQVDDDSIVGTIVSPGPKMPGILFVHGWGGSQQRDLARARHITGLGCVCMTFDLRGHEKTEGQRLTVTREQNLKDLLVAYDRLVSHPAVDSGAIAIIGSSYGGYLATLLSLQRPVKWLALRVPAMYWDDEWNMPKQALDRQRLNVYRQRVLGPADNQALAACAEFAGDVLLVESEHDDYVPHTTLMSYRSAFINAHSLTHRTVDGADHALSSEQSQKAYSSILASWISEMVIGARLDRYPHYAPWYA from the coding sequence ATCGGCATTCAGAGTGAAACCGTGGAATTGCAGGTCGATGATGACAGCATCGTCGGCACCATAGTCAGCCCTGGCCCCAAGATGCCCGGCATACTTTTCGTCCATGGCTGGGGCGGTAGCCAACAGCGTGATCTGGCTCGGGCCCGGCACATCACCGGCCTGGGTTGCGTTTGTATGACTTTCGACCTGCGTGGCCATGAAAAGACTGAAGGCCAGCGCCTGACTGTGACTCGCGAACAGAATCTGAAAGACCTGTTGGTCGCGTACGATCGGCTGGTCAGCCACCCGGCTGTGGACAGCGGTGCGATCGCTATCATCGGCAGCAGCTACGGCGGTTATTTGGCAACCCTCCTCAGCTTGCAACGGCCGGTGAAATGGCTGGCGTTGCGGGTGCCGGCGATGTATTGGGACGATGAGTGGAACATGCCTAAACAAGCCCTGGACCGTCAGCGACTAAACGTCTACCGCCAACGTGTCCTCGGCCCGGCAGACAATCAGGCCTTGGCCGCCTGCGCCGAATTTGCCGGCGACGTGCTGCTGGTGGAGTCAGAGCATGATGACTACGTGCCGCACACCACTTTGATGAGCTACCGCTCTGCATTCATCAATGCCCATTCGCTGACCCATCGTACCGTCGACGGTGCCGATCACGCCCTATCCAGCGAGCAGAGCCAGAAAGCGTACAGTTCGATCCTTGCCTCCTGGATCAGTGAAATGGTTATAGGCGCGCGTCTTGACCGCTATCCACACTACGCCCCTTGGTACGCGTGA
- a CDS encoding antibiotic biosynthesis monooxygenase, whose translation MTTAPHSLWFTQMIEYEVPSTRQAALAEALIARSETLAERCLGLQSVSIEASDDGSRVLQCLQWQSRLAWEQAAQWFAQEPFLELLSHYQARGVNFAAYQALRGLVRGSDGGFHCPLASDHAYQGA comes from the coding sequence ATGACCACCGCGCCACATTCTCTTTGGTTTACCCAGATGATCGAATATGAGGTGCCTTCCACACGCCAGGCAGCGCTGGCTGAAGCACTGATCGCGCGCAGTGAAACGCTGGCTGAGCGCTGCCTGGGGTTGCAGAGCGTCTCTATTGAGGCCAGCGATGATGGCAGCCGGGTTCTGCAATGCTTGCAATGGCAGTCACGGCTAGCGTGGGAGCAAGCTGCCCAGTGGTTCGCTCAAGAGCCTTTTCTGGAATTGCTCAGTCACTATCAGGCGCGGGGCGTCAATTTTGCTGCCTATCAGGCGCTACGCGGGCTGGTGCGAGGCAGCGATGGGGGCTTTCACTGCCCGCTCGCTTCGGATCACGCGTACCAAGGGGCGTAG
- the soxR gene encoding redox-sensitive transcriptional activator SoxR — protein MPTTSSVSEDKMLSVGQLAARSGVAVTALHFYETKGLIHSTRNAGNQRRYPRAVLRRVAVIKMAQRLGIPLAQIAAALAELPSDHTPNAEDWQRLSARWRDDLSQRIEQMIKLRDQLDGCIGCGCMSLKECPLRNHQDHLADAGPGPHLP, from the coding sequence ATGCCTACTACCTCCTCTGTAAGCGAAGACAAGATGCTTAGCGTCGGCCAACTGGCTGCCCGCAGCGGCGTGGCAGTAACTGCGCTGCATTTCTATGAAACCAAGGGGCTAATCCATAGCACGCGTAACGCTGGCAACCAGCGCCGTTACCCCAGAGCAGTGCTGCGGCGGGTAGCGGTGATCAAGATGGCCCAACGTTTGGGCATACCATTGGCCCAGATCGCAGCTGCCTTGGCCGAGCTGCCAAGCGATCACACGCCCAACGCCGAAGACTGGCAGCGCCTTTCGGCGCGCTGGCGTGATGACTTGAGCCAACGTATTGAGCAGATGATCAAGCTGCGCGACCAACTCGATGGCTGCATCGGCTGTGGTTGCATGTCGCTAAAAGAGTGCCCGCTGCGTAATCACCAGGACCACCTGGCTGATGCAGGACCAGGGCCGCATCTGCCATGA
- a CDS encoding helix-turn-helix domain-containing protein, with protein sequence MHKDSSRQASVLQHVSLNVRRLRNTAGMSQSVLAERSGVSRRMLVAIEAGEKNVSLTTLDAIAQALGVVFSTLIQAPDQRDPSRIDELAWAGEHPQSKAVLLASSSARREVEIWEWTLAPGERYASEADAEGWSEQIYVAAGQLTLVIEGTEHCLEVGQFHVFPSNCRYAYRNDGHEPVRFVRNVVI encoded by the coding sequence GTGCACAAAGATTCTTCGCGTCAGGCGTCGGTGCTACAGCATGTCAGCCTCAATGTGCGGCGCCTGCGCAATACAGCTGGCATGAGCCAGAGTGTTTTGGCAGAACGTTCCGGCGTCAGCCGGCGCATGCTGGTGGCGATCGAGGCGGGGGAGAAGAATGTCAGCCTGACGACCCTGGATGCTATTGCACAAGCGCTTGGGGTGGTTTTCAGCACGCTGATTCAAGCGCCCGATCAGCGTGATCCCAGCCGTATCGACGAGCTAGCCTGGGCCGGTGAGCATCCGCAGAGCAAAGCCGTGTTGCTGGCAAGCAGCAGTGCTCGGCGGGAAGTGGAAATCTGGGAGTGGACCCTCGCGCCAGGTGAGCGCTACGCCAGTGAGGCGGATGCCGAGGGTTGGAGTGAACAAATCTATGTGGCCGCAGGCCAACTGACGCTCGTCATCGAAGGCACGGAGCACTGTCTGGAAGTTGGCCAGTTTCATGTCTTCCCCAGCAATTGCCGCTACGCCTACCGTAATGATGGGCACGAACCGGTGCGCTTCGTACGCAACGTGGTGATCTGA
- a CDS encoding DMT family transporter: MNQPTSSPQPTLSLRLSKAEMVLVFITMLWGGTFLLVHNVMTVSGPMFFVGLRFAAAALFVGLASGRALAGLTFTELKAGMLIGVSIMLGYGLQTMGLQTISSSQSAFITALYVPFVPLLQWLVLGRRPGLMPSIGIGLAFIGLMLLAGPEGGALHFSEGEVVTLVSAVAIAAEIILISRFAGQVDVRRVTVVQLATASLLAFLMVVPTQERLPDFSWLLLLSALGLGAMSAVIQVAMNWAQKSVSPTRATLIYAGEPVWAGIVGRIAGERLPGIALLGGLLIVIAVVVSELKLRRNRQVSETLQTPGTHEQEIGL; this comes from the coding sequence ATGAACCAGCCAACCAGCAGCCCGCAGCCCACCTTGTCTTTGCGCCTGAGCAAAGCGGAAATGGTGCTGGTATTCATCACCATGCTATGGGGCGGCACCTTCCTGCTGGTCCATAACGTCATGACTGTAAGCGGCCCGATGTTCTTCGTGGGCCTGCGCTTCGCGGCAGCGGCGCTGTTCGTCGGGCTGGCTTCGGGGCGGGCACTGGCAGGCCTGACCTTCACTGAACTGAAGGCCGGCATGTTGATCGGGGTGTCGATCATGCTGGGCTACGGCTTGCAGACCATGGGCCTGCAGACCATCAGCAGCAGCCAGTCAGCGTTCATTACTGCGCTCTACGTACCTTTCGTACCACTTTTACAATGGCTGGTGTTGGGGCGCCGACCAGGGCTCATGCCTAGCATCGGCATCGGCCTGGCCTTCATTGGCTTGATGTTGCTGGCCGGCCCCGAGGGAGGCGCCTTACATTTCAGTGAAGGTGAAGTGGTCACTCTGGTAAGCGCAGTGGCCATCGCCGCCGAGATCATCCTGATCAGCCGCTTCGCAGGCCAAGTGGATGTGCGCCGCGTCACCGTGGTGCAATTGGCCACCGCTTCGCTGCTAGCGTTCCTGATGGTTGTCCCCACCCAGGAACGTCTGCCTGACTTCTCCTGGTTGCTATTGCTTAGCGCGTTAGGCCTAGGGGCCATGAGCGCGGTGATCCAAGTGGCGATGAATTGGGCGCAAAAGTCGGTGTCACCCACGCGCGCCACGTTGATCTATGCGGGAGAACCCGTGTGGGCAGGCATCGTTGGGCGCATCGCCGGCGAGCGCCTGCCAGGTATTGCATTGCTGGGTGGTCTGTTGATCGTCATTGCCGTAGTGGTCAGCGAGCTAAAGCTTCGCCGCAACCGTCAAGTGAGCGAAACCTTGCAGACGCCAGGGACACACGAGCAAGAGATCGGCCTGTGA